In Nocardia asteroides, a single genomic region encodes these proteins:
- a CDS encoding class I SAM-dependent methyltransferase, giving the protein MAERTPTSHERTTGLPWDASYRDGPAPWDFGGPQPAVVRRAVTFTGPILDAGCGSGENALFLAGRGLEVFGVDVAETALALARERAAERGLTAEFATADALRLDELGRTFPEVLDCGLLHTFDAAEKRAYATSLAAVTERTLFLLCFADEGDDPGPHPVSRAELAAAFGESAGWRITAVEPDRIMTRFHANGAAAWFATIRRE; this is encoded by the coding sequence ATGGCCGAGCGCACCCCGACCAGCCACGAGCGAACGACCGGGCTGCCCTGGGACGCCTCGTACCGCGACGGCCCCGCGCCGTGGGACTTCGGCGGGCCGCAACCCGCCGTGGTGCGCCGGGCGGTCACCTTCACCGGGCCGATCCTGGACGCGGGCTGCGGCAGCGGCGAGAACGCGCTCTTCCTGGCCGGACGCGGACTCGAGGTGTTCGGCGTCGACGTGGCGGAGACGGCGCTCGCCCTGGCGCGGGAACGCGCGGCCGAGCGCGGGCTGACCGCCGAATTCGCGACCGCCGACGCCCTGCGCCTGGATGAACTGGGCCGAACCTTCCCCGAGGTGCTCGACTGCGGGCTCCTGCACACCTTCGACGCCGCCGAGAAACGCGCCTACGCGACGAGTCTCGCCGCGGTGACCGAGCGGACCCTGTTCCTGCTGTGCTTCGCCGACGAGGGCGACGACCCCGGCCCGCACCCGGTCTCCCGGGCCGAGCTGGCCGCCGCCTTCGGCGAATCGGCCGGCTGGCGGATCACCGCCGTGGAACCGGACCGGATCATGACCCGGTTCCACGCGAACGGTGCCGCCGCCTGGTTCGCGACGATCAGGCGGGAGTGA
- a CDS encoding cytochrome P450: protein MDSTTAVAEQDSAIENAIAHLFGPEGRPDPYAAARTLRDAGPMHRTPLGHYVLTRYEDCAAVLSTTAWSHAEEAGMMHPTVKPEDAPDELPTSFLWMEPPDHTRLRNLVTKGFTPRMVTRLRPRISELTEQLVDDCLAAGEFDLIEKIAYPLPLIIACELIGVPHEAYDQVHRWSQDLARGFDHDYTLPAEALTARSAGSRGFMGYFRELLNERRANPKDDLLSALSQVEDRGDVLTEQELLATCITTFVAGHETTANLIGTGMLQLMRNQDQIAALRARPELTQTAPDELLRMEPSVQMTTRAATRPITVAGREFEQGEGVVILINSANRDHAAFPDGDRLDVARYSDPKNPAKKHLGFSLGIHYCLGAPLALLEMEVLLDVLLRKVKDIEPRDDAPVYKPNVVIRGLESLPARFTPA from the coding sequence ATGGACTCGACAACGGCGGTCGCGGAGCAGGATTCCGCGATCGAGAACGCCATCGCCCACCTGTTCGGCCCGGAGGGGCGCCCCGACCCGTACGCCGCCGCGCGCACCCTGCGCGACGCGGGCCCGATGCATCGGACGCCGCTCGGCCACTACGTGCTCACCCGCTACGAGGACTGCGCCGCGGTGCTCTCCACCACCGCGTGGAGCCACGCCGAAGAAGCCGGGATGATGCACCCGACGGTCAAGCCGGAGGACGCCCCCGATGAGCTGCCCACCTCGTTCCTGTGGATGGAGCCGCCGGACCACACCCGGCTGCGCAACCTGGTGACCAAGGGCTTCACCCCGCGCATGGTGACCCGGCTGCGCCCGCGCATCTCCGAGCTCACCGAGCAGCTGGTCGACGACTGCCTTGCGGCGGGCGAGTTCGACCTGATCGAGAAGATCGCCTACCCGCTGCCGCTGATCATCGCCTGCGAGCTGATCGGCGTGCCGCACGAGGCGTACGACCAGGTGCACCGCTGGTCGCAGGACTTGGCGCGCGGCTTCGACCACGACTACACGCTGCCCGCGGAGGCACTGACGGCGCGCTCGGCCGGGTCGCGCGGCTTCATGGGGTACTTCCGGGAACTGCTGAACGAGCGCCGGGCGAACCCGAAGGACGACCTGCTCAGCGCGCTCTCCCAGGTGGAGGACCGCGGCGACGTGCTCACCGAGCAGGAGCTGCTCGCCACCTGCATCACCACCTTCGTGGCCGGGCACGAGACCACCGCCAACCTGATCGGCACCGGCATGCTGCAGCTCATGCGGAACCAGGACCAGATCGCCGCCCTCCGCGCCCGCCCCGAGCTCACGCAGACCGCGCCGGACGAGCTGCTGCGCATGGAGCCGTCGGTGCAGATGACCACCCGCGCGGCCACCCGGCCGATCACCGTGGCGGGCCGGGAGTTCGAGCAGGGCGAGGGCGTCGTCATCCTGATCAACTCGGCGAACCGGGACCACGCGGCGTTCCCGGACGGCGACCGGCTCGACGTCGCGCGCTACTCGGACCCGAAGAATCCGGCGAAGAAGCATCTCGGTTTCAGCCTCGGCATCCACTACTGCCTCGGCGCCCCGCTGGCGCTGCTGGAGATGGAGGTGCTGCTCGACGTGCTGCTGCGCAAGGTGAAGGACATCGAACCGCGCGACGACGCGCCGGTGTACAAGCCGAACGTGGTGATCCGCGGGCTGGAGTCGCTGCCGGCGCGCTTCACTCCCGCCTGA
- a CDS encoding FAD-dependent oxidoreductase, which translates to MRGVVLGAGIAGLLAARVLADRCTEVVLVERDSLEPGWRRGVPQGRHLHGLLDRGRTVLDELFPGFTGEAAARGATTAEALVGTRWYLGGARLAATPTGLTSVMATRPLLEAIVRERVLALPGVRLHTGTVRGLVAAGGAVRGVRVTDDARAGTAASGAVHPAVGVIELPADLVVDATGRGSRAPQYLADLGFPAPAEERLEVDLGYASALFPRADGQLGNQSSVIISTGPNGRGGGAIRVEGDRWHVTLAGMLGDHPPTGPTGFTAFAATLAAPDIHALVDGAEPLGEITPHRFRSPLRRRYERLRAVPAGFLVLGDALCSFNPLYAQGMAVAAQQALVLRDCLAAGTTHPDLPVRFYAAASAVVDVAWRLSAGSDLANPGVRGTRTVRTRLTNAYVARAHRAAHADPLVARAFLRVGNLVDPPAALLRPTLARRILLPSSVDGASEPTG; encoded by the coding sequence GTGAGGGGGGTGGTGCTCGGGGCCGGGATCGCCGGGTTGCTCGCGGCCAGGGTGCTGGCCGATCGCTGCACCGAAGTGGTTCTCGTGGAGCGGGATTCGCTGGAGCCCGGGTGGCGGCGCGGGGTGCCGCAGGGGCGGCACCTGCACGGGCTGCTCGATCGGGGGCGGACGGTGCTGGATGAGCTGTTTCCCGGGTTCACCGGCGAGGCGGCCGCCCGTGGCGCGACCACCGCGGAGGCGTTGGTCGGCACCCGGTGGTACCTGGGCGGGGCCCGGCTGGCGGCGACGCCCACCGGGTTGACCTCGGTCATGGCGACCCGGCCGCTGCTGGAGGCGATTGTCCGGGAGCGCGTTCTGGCGCTGCCGGGGGTTCGGTTGCATACCGGTACCGTGCGCGGGCTGGTCGCTGCCGGTGGTGCGGTGCGCGGCGTCCGGGTGACCGACGACGCGCGAGCCGGCACCGCTGCCTCCGGCGCCGTGCATCCGGCCGTCGGCGTCATCGAACTCCCGGCCGACCTGGTGGTCGACGCGACCGGCCGCGGTTCGCGGGCCCCGCAGTACCTCGCCGACCTCGGTTTCCCCGCCCCGGCCGAGGAGCGGCTCGAGGTCGACCTCGGCTACGCGTCGGCACTGTTCCCGCGCGCCGATGGCCAGCTGGGCAACCAGTCCTCGGTGATCATCTCGACCGGCCCGAACGGGCGCGGCGGCGGCGCCATCCGGGTGGAGGGCGACCGCTGGCACGTCACCCTGGCCGGCATGCTCGGCGACCACCCGCCCACCGGCCCCACCGGCTTCACCGCCTTCGCCGCCACCCTCGCGGCACCCGACATCCACGCCCTGGTCGACGGCGCCGAGCCGCTCGGCGAGATCACCCCGCACCGCTTCCGCTCCCCGCTGCGCCGCCGCTACGAGCGGCTGCGCGCCGTCCCGGCCGGCTTCCTGGTGCTCGGCGACGCCCTCTGCAGCTTCAACCCCCTGTACGCCCAGGGCATGGCGGTCGCCGCTCAGCAGGCGCTGGTGCTGCGCGACTGCCTGGCTGCGGGGACCACGCACCCCGACCTCCCCGTCCGGTTCTACGCGGCGGCGAGCGCGGTGGTCGATGTCGCCTGGCGCCTCTCGGCCGGCTCCGACCTGGCCAACCCCGGGGTGCGGGGCACGCGCACGGTCCGCACCCGCCTCACCAACGCCTACGTGGCGCGCGCACACCGCGCCGCGCACGCCGACCCGCTGGTCGCCCGCGCCTTCCTGCGCGTCGGCAACCTCGTCGACCCGCCTGCGGCGCTGCTGCGGCCCACCCTCGCTCGCCGAATCCTGCTGCCGAGCAGCGTCGACGGCGCGAGCGAGCCGACCGGGTGA
- a CDS encoding cytochrome P450, producing MTAADEITFDAFEPSERADPYPAYRRARDAAALLPFAFGDVPVTLVTRYEECAAILTGNDWGHGYAAGISPFRDTTAAIPGSFVRMDPPEHSRYHKLVARGFTPRVMASLAPVAGQVVGALVDAALDRGELDILNDLAVPLAVAMVPVRLLGADPADGALFRAWQLAIARGTDPDSMLGDADVAARGAAALECMGYFARVVAQRAGNPGDDLLGTLIAAVGDGALTEPEVIGIALLTLVAGMETSINLIGNGMLALLRNPDQLRLLRANRELIGPALEEMLRYDAPTQFTIRVALRDTVVGGHEFRRGDGVVVLTASASRDDRVYPAADRFDITRYAGNRPARRHLGFSLGIHYCVGAPLARIEAEAAIGALLDRAPALALATDAVRYRPSLIHRGIVSLPVTL from the coding sequence GTGACCGCCGCCGACGAGATCACCTTCGACGCCTTCGAGCCGAGCGAACGCGCCGACCCGTACCCGGCCTACCGCCGGGCGCGGGACGCCGCCGCGCTGCTCCCCTTCGCCTTCGGCGACGTCCCGGTCACCCTGGTCACCCGGTACGAGGAGTGCGCCGCCATCCTCACCGGGAACGACTGGGGCCACGGCTACGCCGCGGGCATCAGCCCGTTCCGGGACACCACCGCCGCCATCCCCGGCTCCTTCGTCCGGATGGACCCGCCCGAGCACAGCCGCTACCACAAGCTGGTGGCGAGGGGCTTCACCCCCCGGGTCATGGCGAGCCTCGCGCCGGTGGCGGGGCAGGTCGTCGGTGCGCTGGTCGACGCGGCGCTCGACCGCGGCGAGCTCGACATCCTGAACGACCTGGCCGTGCCGCTCGCGGTGGCCATGGTCCCGGTCCGGCTGCTCGGCGCCGACCCGGCCGACGGCGCGCTCTTCCGGGCCTGGCAGCTGGCGATCGCCCGCGGCACCGACCCGGACTCGATGCTCGGCGACGCCGATGTGGCGGCGCGCGGCGCGGCGGCGCTGGAGTGCATGGGGTACTTCGCGCGGGTCGTGGCGCAGCGGGCCGGGAACCCCGGCGACGACCTGCTCGGCACGCTGATCGCCGCGGTCGGCGACGGCGCGCTCACCGAGCCGGAGGTGATCGGCATCGCGCTGCTCACCCTGGTCGCCGGGATGGAGACCTCGATCAACCTGATCGGCAACGGCATGCTCGCGCTGCTCCGCAACCCGGACCAGCTGCGGCTGCTGCGGGCGAACCGGGAGCTGATCGGGCCCGCGCTGGAGGAGATGCTGCGCTACGACGCGCCGACGCAGTTCACCATCCGGGTCGCGCTGCGGGACACCGTGGTCGGCGGGCACGAGTTCCGGCGCGGGGACGGCGTCGTCGTGCTCACCGCGTCGGCGAGCCGGGACGACCGGGTATATCCGGCGGCGGATCGCTTCGACATCACCCGGTATGCCGGGAACCGGCCCGCGCGGCGGCATCTCGGCTTCAGCCTCGGGATCCACTACTGCGTCGGTGCGCCGCTGGCGCGGATCGAGGCGGAGGCGGCGATCGGGGCGCTGCTCGATCGGGCGCCCGCGCTCGCGCTCGCCACCGACGCGGTGCGGTATCGGCCGAGTCTGATCCATCGCGGGATCGTCTCGCTGCCGGTGACGCTGTGA
- a CDS encoding cytochrome P450, with translation MQLAVIGSIAPHLRHNPYDSYAVLRAAGPFVPGPHETHLVTTHREAQTILQDPRWSHAEEPQLLHGESDVELPGSFLWMEPPEHTRLRGLVSKAFTARTVHGLRERAERLVHELCTAALARGEVDLLDALAYPLPLTLVCELLGVPAEAHEHVRRISADIARGLDPDVLLSPAELAARSAAVHAFLEFFGDLTDRRRRTPADDLITALVQADDAGARLTRAELLGTLLILVVAGHETTVNLIGNGVLALIRNPEQFQRLRAVPELAGPAVDEVLRNDAPVHLTTRTAHAEITVGERTFAPGDAVIVLLGSANRDPAAFPDAAAFDIARYTRGRKVERHLSFGLGLHYCLGAPLARLEMELVLRALAERVGAVTLLEEPPYKPNVVVRGMSRLLVKLEGT, from the coding sequence GTGCAGCTGGCCGTCATCGGCAGCATCGCCCCGCACCTGCGGCACAACCCGTACGACAGCTACGCGGTGCTCCGCGCGGCCGGGCCGTTCGTGCCCGGCCCGCACGAGACGCACCTGGTGACCACGCACCGCGAGGCGCAGACCATTCTGCAGGACCCGCGCTGGAGCCACGCCGAGGAGCCGCAGCTGCTGCACGGCGAGAGCGATGTCGAGCTGCCCGGCTCGTTCCTCTGGATGGAGCCGCCGGAGCACACCCGGCTGCGCGGGCTGGTGAGCAAGGCGTTCACGGCGCGCACCGTGCACGGGCTGCGCGAGCGGGCCGAGCGGCTGGTGCACGAGCTGTGCACCGCGGCGCTGGCCCGCGGCGAGGTCGACCTGCTGGACGCGCTCGCCTACCCGCTGCCGCTCACCCTGGTCTGCGAGCTGCTCGGGGTGCCCGCCGAGGCGCACGAGCACGTGCGCCGCATCTCCGCCGACATCGCCCGCGGCCTCGACCCCGACGTGCTGCTCTCCCCCGCCGAGCTCGCCGCCCGCAGCGCGGCGGTACACGCCTTCCTCGAGTTCTTCGGCGACCTCACCGACCGGCGCCGCCGCACCCCCGCGGACGACCTGATCACCGCGCTGGTACAGGCCGACGACGCCGGCGCCCGGCTCACCCGCGCCGAGCTGCTCGGCACCCTGCTGATCCTGGTGGTCGCCGGGCACGAGACCACGGTCAACCTGATCGGCAACGGCGTGCTCGCCCTGATCCGGAACCCGGAGCAGTTCCAGCGGCTGCGCGCCGTCCCCGAGCTCGCCGGGCCCGCGGTGGACGAGGTGCTCCGCAACGACGCCCCCGTGCACCTCACCACCCGCACCGCGCACGCCGAGATCACCGTCGGCGAGCGCACCTTCGCCCCCGGTGACGCCGTGATCGTGCTGCTCGGCTCCGCCAACCGGGACCCGGCGGCCTTCCCCGACGCCGCCGCCTTCGACATCGCCCGCTACACCCGGGGCCGAAAGGTGGAGCGGCACCTGTCCTTCGGGCTCGGGCTGCACTACTGCCTCGGCGCGCCGCTGGCCCGGCTCGAGATGGAGCTGGTGCTGCGCGCGCTCGCCGAGCGGGTCGGCGCGGTGACGCTGCTCGAGGAACCCCCGTACAAGCCCAATGTGGTCGTGCGCGGAATGTCGCGGCTGCTCGTGAAACTGGAGGGCACGTGA
- a CDS encoding AMP-binding protein — protein sequence MHSAETLPGRLAEIAAAFPAVPATFWSVSETVDYAELHRRSGVLAAALVRHGVARGEPVGILCPNAPEFLVALFAAAAAGGAATPLPLPAGAKQTAAFPQRISAITAAAGMRTVLVSHRFAAMVPALAGDSTVSFLDIGEMTADDHSAETLLPAIGADDLAVVQFTSGSTATPKGVRLTHRNVLSGLAAIRTGIALDLADRGGFWLPLFHDMGLFGTLSAILRGIQAHVWSPLAFVKDPARWLAQFAESGSTITAMPNFGYEALLAAVPPAEVTGYDLSRWRIAFNGSEPISYEVVDAFRKRFAPAGFGDAAMFGVYGMAEATLAVAFPPLGRAPRFEWVDRTWLADDAVALPVAPELPSARAVAGVGAPVDGMRLRVVDLEGADLPDGGVGEILIRGGSVTDGYLTADPASVAGLFADGWLRTGDLGYLRAGELFVTGRCKDMITVRGVNYYAQDVEATVRGLPGLYRGRCTAAAEPDADVITLIAETELTGSAADRLAERIRAATGEELGLTAVEVHLVAPRSIPRTSSGKLQRQAARRLVGQ from the coding sequence ATGCATTCCGCGGAAACACTTCCCGGCAGGCTTGCCGAAATCGCGGCCGCGTTTCCCGCGGTGCCTGCGACTTTCTGGTCGGTCTCGGAGACCGTTGACTACGCCGAGCTGCACCGCCGCTCGGGTGTGCTGGCCGCCGCGCTGGTCAGGCACGGCGTCGCCCGCGGCGAGCCGGTCGGCATCCTGTGCCCGAACGCGCCGGAATTCCTGGTCGCGCTGTTCGCCGCCGCGGCCGCGGGCGGCGCCGCGACCCCGCTGCCGCTGCCCGCCGGGGCGAAACAGACCGCCGCCTTCCCCCAGCGGATCTCCGCGATCACCGCTGCCGCCGGAATGCGCACCGTCCTGGTCTCGCACCGCTTCGCCGCGATGGTGCCCGCGCTCGCCGGTGATTCCACCGTGAGTTTTCTCGATATCGGCGAAATGACGGCCGACGACCACAGCGCGGAAACGCTGCTGCCCGCGATCGGCGCCGACGACCTCGCCGTCGTGCAATTCACCTCGGGCAGCACCGCGACCCCGAAGGGCGTCCGGCTCACGCACCGGAACGTGCTGAGCGGGCTGGCCGCCATTCGTACCGGAATCGCGCTGGATCTGGCCGACCGCGGCGGATTCTGGCTGCCGCTCTTCCACGACATGGGGCTGTTCGGCACCCTGTCGGCGATCCTGCGCGGCATCCAGGCGCACGTGTGGTCGCCGCTCGCCTTCGTGAAGGACCCGGCGCGCTGGCTGGCCCAGTTCGCCGAGTCCGGCAGCACCATCACCGCCATGCCGAACTTCGGCTACGAGGCGCTGCTCGCCGCGGTCCCGCCCGCGGAGGTGACCGGGTACGACCTGAGCCGCTGGCGGATCGCCTTCAACGGCTCCGAGCCGATCTCCTACGAGGTGGTGGACGCCTTTCGCAAGCGTTTCGCGCCCGCCGGTTTCGGCGACGCCGCGATGTTCGGCGTGTACGGCATGGCCGAGGCGACGCTGGCCGTCGCCTTCCCGCCGCTCGGCCGCGCCCCGCGCTTCGAGTGGGTGGACCGCACCTGGCTCGCCGACGACGCGGTGGCGCTCCCGGTGGCGCCGGAGCTGCCGAGCGCGCGGGCGGTGGCCGGGGTCGGCGCCCCGGTGGACGGCATGCGGCTGCGCGTGGTCGACCTGGAAGGCGCCGACCTGCCGGACGGCGGGGTCGGCGAGATCCTGATCCGGGGCGGCTCGGTCACCGACGGCTACCTGACCGCCGACCCGGCGAGCGTGGCCGGGCTCTTCGCCGACGGCTGGCTGCGCACCGGCGATCTCGGCTACCTGCGCGCCGGCGAGCTCTTCGTCACCGGCCGCTGCAAGGACATGATCACCGTGCGCGGCGTCAACTACTACGCGCAGGACGTCGAGGCCACGGTGCGCGGCCTGCCCGGGCTGTACCGGGGCCGCTGCACGGCCGCCGCCGAGCCGGACGCCGACGTCATCACGCTGATCGCGGAGACCGAGCTGACCGGCAGCGCCGCCGACCGGCTCGCCGAGCGGATCCGGGCGGCCACCGGCGAGGAGCTCGGGCTCACCGCGGTCGAGGTGCACCTGGTCGCGCCGCGCAGCATCCCGCGGACCAGCAGCGGCAAGTTGCAGCGCCAGGCCGCCCGCCGGCTCGTCGGACAGTAA
- a CDS encoding ferritin-like domain-containing protein, which translates to MHSYDVFRHYERLHWRLADLDLGAVDLDLVEPEYVTLAKSATMGESNVIAAVHGFMNEFVDDYDFSTFAVVWGFQEVQHHYAFRAWLDAVGEAVDAEAVDSMREPYAPGTTPSATLATNIISELTVNHIYRAVAAWVREPVLKGLLLSASRDEAGHAREFIHYTTERLRKKPAELPSVLETLYVYSSEAKIKHPVSTFKAGISELGEHETIDTGFDLFLEQVAAEGELDVLHDKIRRTFGNMTGLDLSSNARVRRALADVIA; encoded by the coding sequence GTGCACAGCTACGACGTCTTCCGCCACTACGAGCGCCTGCACTGGCGCCTCGCCGACCTCGACCTCGGCGCCGTCGACCTGGACCTGGTCGAGCCCGAGTACGTGACCCTGGCCAAGAGCGCGACCATGGGCGAGTCCAATGTCATCGCGGCCGTGCACGGCTTCATGAACGAGTTCGTCGACGACTACGACTTCTCGACCTTCGCCGTGGTCTGGGGCTTCCAGGAGGTGCAGCACCACTACGCCTTCCGGGCCTGGCTGGACGCGGTGGGCGAGGCGGTCGACGCCGAGGCGGTCGACTCCATGCGCGAGCCCTACGCGCCGGGCACCACGCCGTCGGCGACGCTCGCCACCAACATCATCTCCGAGCTCACGGTGAACCACATCTACCGCGCGGTCGCGGCGTGGGTGCGGGAGCCGGTGCTGAAGGGGCTGCTGCTCAGCGCGAGCCGGGACGAGGCCGGGCACGCCCGCGAGTTCATCCACTACACCACCGAGCGGCTGCGGAAGAAGCCCGCGGAGCTGCCTTCGGTGCTGGAGACGCTCTACGTCTACAGCTCGGAGGCGAAGATCAAGCACCCGGTCAGCACCTTCAAGGCGGGCATCAGCGAGCTCGGCGAGCACGAGACCATCGACACCGGCTTCGACCTGTTCCTGGAGCAGGTGGCCGCCGAGGGCGAGCTGGACGTGCTGCACGACAAGATCCGCCGCACCTTCGGGAACATGACCGGGCTGGATCTCTCCAGCAACGCGCGGGTGCGCCGCGCGCTCGCCGACGTGATCGCCTGA
- a CDS encoding PaaI family thioesterase: MAGSVRVPWSVIPDYHCFGCSPHNPGGLRLRFTPDPEGLRTDFRLGRAFESYPGVVHGGMIGVIADELMGNLIVLARRQPAFTVSQRTRFLTPLLIDRDYHCVASLAETASGPIRASAEVRDADGAVCATSTAAYQPFELAAVRHQLTLGDDEVALLATALANGVQP, from the coding sequence GTGGCAGGCAGCGTGCGGGTCCCGTGGTCGGTGATCCCGGACTACCACTGCTTCGGCTGCTCCCCGCACAACCCGGGCGGGCTGCGGCTGCGCTTCACCCCGGACCCGGAGGGGCTGCGCACCGACTTCCGGCTCGGCCGCGCCTTCGAGTCGTACCCCGGCGTGGTGCACGGCGGCATGATCGGGGTGATCGCGGACGAGCTGATGGGCAACCTCATCGTGCTCGCCAGGCGGCAGCCTGCCTTCACCGTCAGCCAGCGCACCCGCTTCCTCACCCCGCTGCTGATCGACCGCGACTACCACTGCGTCGCCTCGCTCGCCGAGACCGCGTCCGGCCCGATCCGGGCATCGGCCGAGGTGCGGGACGCCGACGGCGCGGTCTGCGCCACCTCGACCGCCGCCTACCAGCCCTTCGAGCTGGCCGCCGTGCGGCACCAGCTCACCCTCGGCGACGACGAGGTCGCCCTGCTCGCCACCGCCCTCGCGAACGGAGTCCAGCCATGA
- a CDS encoding acyl carrier protein, translating into MTSTADILRTVTEIATAETGIPGADLRPDADLRGMEGVDSVRVLRMVAKIERAFDIEMEDEEVFGLSSLNDVVVVVDRALREEAA; encoded by the coding sequence ATGACCAGCACCGCCGACATCCTGCGTACCGTCACCGAGATCGCCACCGCCGAGACCGGGATCCCCGGCGCCGACCTGCGCCCCGACGCCGACCTGCGCGGCATGGAGGGTGTGGACTCGGTGCGGGTGCTGCGCATGGTCGCCAAGATCGAGCGCGCCTTCGACATCGAGATGGAGGACGAGGAGGTCTTCGGCCTCTCCAGCCTGAACGACGTCGTCGTAGTGGTGGACCGCGCCCTGCGGGAGGAAGCGGCATGA
- a CDS encoding SAM-dependent methyltransferase — protein sequence MTVTADTNQHYDLDPDIFGQFLDPLRKYSSALYESESDTLEQAQRTKLRFVADRLGLTGGERLLDVGCGWGSLILFMAQEFGCTTTGISPAPRQHGYIAEQAAARGVADRVHTRVGHFEQLDLPAKSFDAVTLLGSIVHMPDLDAVFRRAKTVLRRGGSLYVSESCFRNAAARTAFDTKAGTEFVRADIFGWGDLRPLSELLAAAENAGFSITAVDDLTAHYHRTIEDWIGNVDAAAERIDAHRPGLAAQLRHYLEIANAGWGYTTKHYALTCRNAR from the coding sequence ATGACGGTCACCGCCGACACCAATCAGCACTACGATCTCGATCCGGATATCTTCGGGCAGTTCCTGGATCCGCTGCGCAAGTACAGCTCGGCGCTGTACGAGTCGGAGTCCGACACCCTGGAGCAGGCGCAGCGCACCAAGCTGCGGTTCGTCGCGGACCGGCTCGGGCTCACCGGCGGGGAGCGGCTGCTCGACGTGGGGTGCGGGTGGGGGTCACTGATCCTGTTCATGGCGCAGGAGTTCGGCTGTACCACAACGGGGATCAGCCCGGCGCCGCGCCAGCACGGGTACATCGCCGAGCAGGCCGCCGCGCGCGGCGTCGCCGACCGGGTGCACACCCGGGTCGGGCACTTCGAGCAGCTCGACCTGCCCGCGAAGAGCTTCGACGCGGTGACGCTGCTCGGCTCGATCGTGCACATGCCCGACCTGGACGCCGTCTTCCGCCGCGCGAAAACGGTACTGCGCCGCGGTGGTTCGCTCTACGTCTCGGAGAGCTGTTTCCGTAACGCCGCCGCCCGCACTGCCTTCGACACCAAGGCGGGCACCGAGTTCGTGCGCGCCGACATCTTCGGCTGGGGCGACCTGCGCCCGCTCTCCGAGCTGCTCGCCGCCGCCGAGAACGCCGGCTTCTCGATCACCGCCGTCGACGACCTCACCGCGCACTACCACCGCACCATCGAGGACTGGATCGGCAACGTGGACGCGGCCGCCGAGCGCATCGACGCGCACCGCCCCGGCCTCGCCGCCCAGCTGCGGCACTACCTGGAGATCGCCAACGCCGGGTGGGGCTACACCACCAAGCACTATGCCCTGACCTGCCGGAACGCTCGATGA
- a CDS encoding acyl-ACP desaturase encodes MTALIPVTEVAAAVDGFLAASPAARAWDVETAFDWARADADRLTDGQRSAVRFVTLIEDHLPGYFDVYHRHFPVDDTVDLATFTHNRELYHFTVRWALEEDTHARALARYQDAAGIAERGALRDELAIEGRKPFDLPFDHPVQFFAYALVQEKATQMYYQHLRDVVDEPVLAAVLGRLARDEARHFSFMADVVSRYLRVHGDDVVDPLRAVIADFRMPLADTMRGYWRWALQIADVASYDHTEAYEHLIKVIDRTVDARTDRVDELARFIAECRTVA; translated from the coding sequence ATGACGGCGCTCATCCCGGTCACCGAGGTGGCGGCGGCGGTGGACGGCTTCCTCGCCGCCTCGCCCGCCGCCCGCGCCTGGGACGTGGAGACCGCCTTCGACTGGGCCCGCGCCGACGCGGACCGGCTCACCGACGGGCAGCGCTCCGCGGTCCGCTTCGTCACCCTGATCGAGGACCACCTGCCCGGCTACTTCGACGTCTACCACCGGCACTTCCCGGTGGACGACACCGTCGACCTCGCCACCTTCACGCACAACCGCGAGCTCTACCACTTCACCGTGCGCTGGGCGCTGGAGGAGGACACGCACGCCAGGGCACTCGCCCGCTACCAGGACGCCGCGGGGATCGCCGAGCGCGGCGCCCTGCGCGACGAACTCGCGATCGAGGGACGGAAACCCTTCGACCTGCCCTTCGACCACCCGGTGCAGTTCTTCGCCTACGCCCTGGTGCAGGAGAAGGCGACGCAGATGTACTACCAGCACCTGCGCGACGTGGTCGACGAGCCGGTGCTGGCCGCCGTGCTCGGCAGGCTGGCTCGCGACGAGGCGCGGCACTTCAGCTTCATGGCGGATGTGGTGAGCCGCTACCTGCGCGTGCACGGCGACGACGTGGTCGACCCGCTGCGCGCTGTCATCGCCGATTTCCGCATGCCGCTGGCGGATACGATGCGCGGGTACTGGCGCTGGGCGCTGCAGATCGCCGACGTGGCCTCCTACGACCACACCGAGGCGTACGAGCACCTGATCAAGGTGATCGACCGCACGGTGGACGCCAGGACCGATCGGGTGGACGAACTGGCGCGCTTCATCGCCGAATGCCGCACGGTGGCCTGA